GAAGTCGGGCACGTCCGTGAGTCCGAGGATGGATGGGCAGGTCTGATTCATGAAATCCTCGAGAGCCACGCCCACGGTCCAATCGAAATTCCTCGCCAGGGTGATCAATTGGCAGAAAGTCACCTTGTGATCCATTCTCCGCAAGTACGGAATGGTTCCTAGATCTACCTCACGCTCCAGAAACTTGAGCGCCACCGGAAAGGATTTGAGCCTCATCAGCTGCTCCATTCTCCGGATCGTTTTTTCCCAGTCGAGCTGCAATTCCATTCGTCATACCTCGTTTCAAATGGATGAAGGGATCTACGGAGTTCGAAAGGCCACGGCGGAATAGTCGCCTTTTTTCAGCGCCTCGACCAAGGCATCGTCGTCCCCGACAGGGCTGGAGAAGCGAGTGGCGAACAGGCCGACCTCCGATACTTCGTGAGCGTCGCTGCCGCCGGTGGCCGGCAGGACCAGTCCTCGGGCGACTTCCAAGGCAAACGCGTTTTCCTTTTCCGTGACCTTGCTGTTCAATACTTCAACCGCGTCTACCGATTTGAACAGGGCTCGTTCCATGGCTTTTTCAGGGGTAAGGCCCACCTGACCGAATCCGAAGGTGAGAAAACCCCTGAAAGGATGGGCCACAATCATGAACCCGCCCTCTTGCAGCACTTGTTTTCGTAATTCCTCGAGCTTGACGACTCCGCGGATATTCCGATGGAACCCGAAAACGAGGACGTCTCCCTGATCCGTGAGAACTTCGTTTCCTCTGAAAACCGGGAATCCGTGTTTTTGTCGGAGCCGTCCTATGTCCGCGGCATCCCAGACGTGATTGTGGTCCGTTAAACAGATGCCGTTCAGACCGACTCGCTTGGCTTCCTCGATGAGTTCGTCCACGGGCGCGGAACTGCAGGGCGAGGCGGGTGACGAATGGACGTGCAGATCGATAATGAAATCATCTGAACCGGGCCCTCTCACGGTCGAACGGGCGGTATCGGAAACCTCTGTCCCCGACGAGGGAGGCTTTTCCGAGGGCGCGGCTTTAGGCCGGCGAACCTGTGTTTCTTCGATACCCCGTTTGATGAATTCCTCGAGGCTTATCCGGTCATGTATGTCTCGTTTGTCCTGCCACTCGAGAACCAGCACCGCTTGCTTGGCGGCCTCGCAGCATTCGACCAGAATGTTCGCGAAATGCCGGCAGGCTTTTCTACCGATGATCTTGTTGACTTTCTGTACAAATCCTTCTTCTTCGACCCGCAGTCCCACGGCTCCCTGAATCAACGGGACGGCCCTGGAACACTCCGGTGTTGTCGCCCGATGCCACTTGCCCTCGATGGATACGATCTCGAGGTCCGAAATGCTCAGGCGTACACGGATCTCGAGGCCGTAGATGTAGTCCCCCAAAATGCCGTGGGCCAGCAGGGTGTCCGGGTCCACTCGTTCGATGCCGACGGTCTTGTTACGTATGAAAGTAATCATGTTTTCCCGTGTTCCTCAATTGATGGGTTGGGTTATCCGGGGATTGAAACCGCTCCGGTAGTACGCCAAGAACGGTCAGGGTTCCACCTTCGTACTCCTCGATCGAGGCCAAGTCACTATTCGTGATCTCCCTCCGGCGCCGGCGAAGGATCCGGAACCCGATGGATTCATCGAAATGTTCCGCGTTGGGGTTCTCACTGCTTTCGTCCGGAGGGACTTTCCTGAAAAAGCCCCCATTCTCACTCTCCGGGAGGCTCGATACCGCCGAGCAGAGAGCTTCCGGGCGCAAACGCAGCGCAACGGTTGAGGAGCCGGATGTTCTCCTTTACCATGTCCGCATAGTACGCCAGAGCTTCCGCCTCGTCTTTGGGCGCCGTACGCAACACGTCCTGAGTAAAGGAAAGAATGATCCCGTGGCAGCATTCTTCCACCATGAAGGACAGCTCTTGAAGTTCGGGTTTGTCGCCGATCAGTCCCCTGATAATCTTCAACATACCGGGGGCGACTCTTGTGCCGACGACGCTTTTTAAAGCACCCGAGGCATCGCACGCACCGCCCCAAATGCTTCGGTGAACCGATCCCGTTACATCCGTGATCTCGAGATCGGGCGTTCGTACCGTAATTTCGACGCAAGCACCCATCGTCGTATCCTGGAGGCGGCACTGCGATTTCAACGTATCATGGTTAACGCGCTCGACCGCCGTGCATCTGTTTCTCGAAAAGCAGAGTATGTTATGCATGATTCGGGACTCCTTATCCGTATGTACGGGAATATCCGGGGAGACCTTTTGAAATCCCTCCCTGGGCGGGACCCCGGAACCCTATCTAAAATCCGTTAATCAAGTTGCTCGGTCTTCGTGTCGCAACCGGGGACATCGGCGGCGGGGGCATATCGGGCGCCTTGGAAGGTTTGGCGCTCCTCCAGCCGCTGGTGTATGAGCCTGCGCGTCTCGTGCTTCTCCAATGACCAATCGGGCGCTACCAGCCTGTCCGGTATAGGGTCGCCCGTCAGGCGTTGAATCAC
The Deltaproteobacteria bacterium DNA segment above includes these coding regions:
- a CDS encoding CehA/McbA family metallohydrolase codes for the protein MITFIRNKTVGIERVDPDTLLAHGILGDYIYGLEIRVRLSISDLEIVSIEGKWHRATTPECSRAVPLIQGAVGLRVEEEGFVQKVNKIIGRKACRHFANILVECCEAAKQAVLVLEWQDKRDIHDRISLEEFIKRGIEETQVRRPKAAPSEKPPSSGTEVSDTARSTVRGPGSDDFIIDLHVHSSPASPCSSAPVDELIEEAKRVGLNGICLTDHNHVWDAADIGRLRQKHGFPVFRGNEVLTDQGDVLVFGFHRNIRGVVKLEELRKQVLQEGGFMIVAHPFRGFLTFGFGQVGLTPEKAMERALFKSVDAVEVLNSKVTEKENAFALEVARGLVLPATGGSDAHEVSEVGLFATRFSSPVGDDDALVEALKKGDYSAVAFRTP